The Candidatus Omnitrophota bacterium nucleotide sequence ATAGATGAACTTATCAAATTGAGATTGGATTATCTTACCATTAGTCTCTGGGCAGGTTCAGTTAAGACCTACAAAATAATTCATCCTAATAGAAATGAGGAAGATTTTTATAGAATAAAAGAAAATTTAATATTCCTTAATTCTCTAAAAAGAAAATTACCCAAAGTGAAGATTTATAATGTTATTTTTAATTTAAATTACTTTGAGATGGAAGAGATGCTTAAATTTGCTGAAGATGTTAAGGCAGATTATATTGAATATACGATTTTAGATGTAATCCCTGACAAAACCGATGTTTTATTGCCTAACAGGGAAGAATTTAAAAAAATAAAAGAAATTTCCCAGAGAATTTTACAAAGAAAAAATAAAATAAAGATTTTAAATTTTGAGCATTTTTTAAGAAGGATCTCTCAAGAAGAAGCAATAAAAGGAGAATATGAAAGAAATTTTATTAATAGTATTCCCTGTTATAGTGGTTGGCTATTTTCAAGGATTTTAGCCAATGGTAATGTTATTCCCTGTCTTAAGGCACATCGTTTCCCAGTAGGGAATTTGTATAAAAATAGTTTTAGAGAAATCTGGAATGGAGAATTAATGCAGGAATTTAGAAGAAAGACTATTAATGGAAATAGAGATGACAATCTTTTTTATCTCATAGGAAATGGTGATGGAAAGGATATCGGTTGTTTTCGTATCTGTGATGACTTGGTACGCAATTTATATTTTTACAATAGAATAAATTCTTTAACTTATCTGGAAGGAATAATTTTTAGATTAATTTCATGAGATTTTATCGGGCGGTAATCATATTTTTTCTATTTTTATTAAGCATCTTTGCAGAAATCTATCTTTTAATCTTAAAGAGATTAAGAAATTGGATAATTTTTCCGGGAAGATGAAGATTTTAATGCTTCATCCTCATGATATATTTTCTCCCTTAGAACCTTGGACAGTAAGAATTTTTAGTTTTGCTAAGGAGTTTACCGGGTTAGGTCATAAAGTAAAATTAATTTATTTCCCTCTCGAGTTTAATGCCCAGACTAAACCAAAATATCTCAATCCTTCTTTAGAAGTAATCCCCTTAAGAAGAGAATTGAGTTTAATCAATTTCATTAAAAACATAATTATAGTAAATAAATTAACAAAATGGGCAGATATAATTCATTTCCAAAAGTGTTTTTATTGGGTGTCTATCCCTGCTTTGCTTGCTTCTTTTTTAAATAATAAGCCTATTCATTATGACTGGGATGATTGGGAGACAGAAATATTTTATGAATGTCCTGATTCTCACTTTTTGAGAAATATTGTGGGAAAGTTTATGCGGATCACAGAGAATTTAATTCCTCACTTGGTAGGTACAATTTCTGTATCCAGTCAAGCCCTTTATGATTTATGTATTAAATTGGGTGTTCCTGAGGAAAAAATTTGTATTATCCCTGTGGGTGCAGATTTGGAAAAATTTAATCCCTCTGTATCGGGAGAGGAGGTGAGAAAAAGATTTAATTTGAGAGGGAAGGTCGTTCTTTATCTTGGTCAGCTCCACAGTGGGCAATATGCGGAGCAATTTATTTATACCGCAAAGAAAATCTTAGAGAAAAAAGAGGACGAAGAAGTTGACTTTCTTATTGTTGGAGGAGGTTTTAAATTAAACTCTCTTAAAGAACTTACAAAAAAACTTAATTTGGATAGTAGAGTTATCTTTACCGGACCCGTGCCTCATGATGAGGTTCCTAAATTTATTGCCTCTGCAGATGTCTGTGTAGCCTGTTTTGAAGATAATAAAATTACACGCTGTAAGAGCCCTTTGAAGATTGTGGAGTATCTTGCTTCGGGTAAAGCGATTGTTGCTTCAAATGTTGGAGAGGTGAAAGAAATGATAAAGGAATGCGGTAT carries:
- a CDS encoding radical SAM protein — encoded protein: MRKLIKSYQRLKEVFTDNPFPEAIFKVFRYFSPSMLKDKYFCLKGIKSKYFAFSGPFSVQIDLTDECNNRCLACWCNSPLLGENNKNKDSLAFPLVINLLEELEYLRTREIVLSGGGEPFLYPEVLRVLERIKQKEIICHINTNFALLNKKIIDELIKLRLDYLTISLWAGSVKTYKIIHPNRNEEDFYRIKENLIFLNSLKRKLPKVKIYNVIFNLNYFEMEEMLKFAEDVKADYIEYTILDVIPDKTDVLLPNREEFKKIKEISQRILQRKNKIKILNFEHFLRRISQEEAIKGEYERNFINSIPCYSGWLFSRILANGNVIPCLKAHRFPVGNLYKNSFREIWNGELMQEFRRKTINGNRDDNLFYLIGNGDGKDIGCFRICDDLVRNLYFYNRINSLTYLEGIIFRLIS
- a CDS encoding glycosyltransferase family 4 protein encodes the protein MKILMLHPHDIFSPLEPWTVRIFSFAKEFTGLGHKVKLIYFPLEFNAQTKPKYLNPSLEVIPLRRELSLINFIKNIIIVNKLTKWADIIHFQKCFYWVSIPALLASFLNNKPIHYDWDDWETEIFYECPDSHFLRNIVGKFMRITENLIPHLVGTISVSSQALYDLCIKLGVPEEKICIIPVGADLEKFNPSVSGEEVRKRFNLRGKVVLYLGQLHSGQYAEQFIYTAKKILEKKEDEEVDFLIVGGGFKLNSLKELTKKLNLDSRVIFTGPVPHDEVPKFIASADVCVACFEDNKITRCKSPLKIVEYLASGKAIVASNVGEVKEMIKECGILVKPSDYYDLAQNILRLLESKTLRLNLGILARKKAEEIYNWKTGINCLNLVYSKFAK